In Lodderomyces elongisporus chromosome 1, complete sequence, a genomic segment contains:
- the MSE1 gene encoding Glutamate--tRNA ligase mitochondrial (BUSCO:EOG09260XH5): MKPRICLSARYLTYTHLFSRYQVTCYSTQTATSPINISKQSIHPTTPARTRFAPSPTGFLHLGSLRTALYNYLLAKNTNGQFILRIEDTDQTRLVEGAEQNIYNTLEWCNLQIDESPVRGGQFGPYRQSERKDIYKKYAQFLLDKGLAYKCYCSKERLLQLRESAQRLKPPTNVTYDRKCFTKLNEPDNDSFVIRFKSPHKYPKFNDLLHGSTDIQPQYNLHDQRFDDFVIIKNDGMPTYHFANVVDDHLMKITHVIRGEEWLASTPKHVALYNAFGWSPPEFVHIPLLTSLEDRKLSKRKGDFNILQLREQGGILPEALLNFVALFGWAPYRELNEKTSEVLDLDQLVEKFSLDQLTKGNAKVNDSKLQFFQKEHFKRACADPAKLNSLVDSYFDEFKLISKNGKSKEYLKELLISLAPNISHVKDVCNHTYLFKNIDYGAVKPPKDIQQAKTILSYVIENGFDNALANLPTIGFPKKEVFMTLRAALSGGKPGLPIPELVKFIGELESKDRVKKYANYLSIMNE, from the coding sequence ATGAAGCCTCGAATATGCCTTTCTGCTAGATATTTGACATATACGCATTTGTTTAGTCGGTACCAGGTTACTTGTTACTCGACTCAAACAGCTACTTCACCTATAAATATCTCAAAACAATCGATACACCCAACCACTCCTGCTAGGACAAGATTCGCGCCATCACCAACCGGCTTTCTTCATTTAGGCTCTCTACGAACCGCGTTATACAATTATTTGCTTGCTAAAAATACAAATGGGCAATTTATTTTACGTATTGAAGATACTGACCAAACGCGGCTTGTTGAAGGTGCCGAACAAAACATTTACAACACCTTGGAATGGTGCAATTTACAAATTGATGAAAGCCCCGTCCGTGGTGGACAATTTGGACCATACCGCCAGTCAGAGCGAAAGGATATATATAAGAAATATGCTCAGTTCTTACTTGACAAAGGCTTGGCTTATAAATGCTATTGCTCAAAGGAAAGATTATTGCAGCTACGCGAATCGGCACAGCGATTGAAACCGCCTACAAATGTTACATACGATCGAAAATGCTTTACCAAACTAAATGAACCAGATAATGATTCATTTGTCATTCGCTTCAAGTCGCCACATAAATACCCCAAATTCAATGACTTACTTCACGGATCCACCGACATTCAACCGCAATATAATCTTCACGATCAAAGATTTGACGACTTTGTCATAATCAAGAATGATGGAATGCCAACGTATCATTTTGccaatgttgttgatgatcaTCTAATGAAAATCACCCATGTCATTAGAGGAGAAGAATGGTTGGCATCGACTCCAAAACACGTGGCCCTTTACAACGCATTCGGATGGTCTCCGCCTGAATTTGTTCATATTCCACTACTCACATCACTCGAGGATCGGAAACTCTCCAAACGTAAAGGTGATTTCaatattttgcaattaCGCGAGCAAGGTGGTATACTACCAGAGGCACTATTGAATTTTGTTGCACTCTTTGGATGGGCTCCTTATAGAGAATTGAATGAAAAGACCTCTGAGGTTCTTGACCTTGACCAACTCGTGGAAAAATTCTCTTTGGACCAGTTGACCAAGGGCAATGCAAAAGTCAATGACTCGaaattgcaatttttccaaaaagaGCATTTCAAAAGAGCTTGTGCTGATCCGGCAAAGTTAAATTCATTGGTTGATTCGTATTTCGATGAATTTAAACTAATTAGtaaaaatgggaaaagcaaagaatatTTAAAAGAGTTGCTCATCAGCTTAGCGCCCAATATCTCACATGTAAAAGATGTGTGCAATCACACTTATTTGTTTAAAAACATTGACTACGGTGCTGTAAAGCCACCAAAAGATATTCAGCAAGCGAAAACAATTTTATCGTATGTTATTGAAAATGGGTTTGATAATGCATTAGCGAATTTACCTACAATCGGATTTCCCAAAAAAGAGGTGTTTATGACATTGAGAGCAGCTCTCAGCGGAGGGAAACCAGGCCTTCCAATTCCTGAACTAGTGAAATTTATTGGAGAGCTTGAGAGCAAAGATCGAGTCAAAAAATATGCAAACTATTTATCGATCATGAATGAATAA
- the SMC5 gene encoding Structural maintenance of chromosomes protein 5 (BUSCO:EOG0926071Q), with protein MDQIIQNGSAKRRRTRQPVPFQPGFLRSIKVWNFTTYSYTEFVLSPTLNMIIGPNGSGKSTLVAAICIGLAGKIDLIKRKNLKSIIKTGQERAKIEITMENFSGLPPIRIKRDFSAKESVWYLDDKKCTESAIKNLRKKFNIQLDNLCHFLPQERVAEFAGLSPEKLLLETERTLKDGHLLSLHEDLIEKDNKSQEYEIKIDQLKSRLEVLHGEREKLEEEARKLEAYDAKSREVENHRMLLPYAKWHDIKTKQADLRQRRNESKKRLTSFDKNFVPLKQNLEEIKEQMELQQTKTVEHTQKLGEIKSKIDASKEEMRNAKDEITGLKSSLESYKTRTEQKRRDLELAKVELAELQGKLDNSERIDQNEITLLNAQFAERKAVLRDRQEKVEELNLQVRDLGGELSDLNMKLDRMRKKLDGSDKLELLMSASNHSYRLRDESFRAHSDLRKVAELQGKYYEAPVISCNVTDKALAPALEKIIDNNTLFAFTVTSNEGYAALTHYSQKRKSNTPLRQLTEVRIPTSELTGDKLSSLGFDGYLIDYIKGPSAVLSMLCKVSKLHMIPVTRRELSESQLKRLTDSSSNFPFKKFIVGDTLFTIIKSRYGSRQVSYSTEKISNSKYFAVSGLSERDKQVINSQIEQLESDISSKKNGYTEMKTQMQVLDSEIRDIKSQMSEIKNHSHNLQEAINSVLRLEGKVKLATEKVQRLERDANKDYTKKIRSYEQKIAIKYKQFSAITAESSKWYYKLSDLLIQDKVSQFEKLYLKNREQSAVALIKELEAIQEKLHLDYRKFKAEYEKIKESPEYKEIQAMNERTSEEVRKVIAELAEPYFENNTFTEETIRRKIEHLEDELSIMSTADRGSETLLRAKLAEIDRAEIDLPKFESDKSNLDERIKTISSSWESELDKFVYQISMAFSKRFSKVASDGRVELAKSERFKDWKLQIMVKFREESELKVLDHQSQSGGERAVSTIFFIMALQGLSDAPFRIVDEINQGMDPKNEQMAHRYLVHTACKNSKSQYFLVTPKLLTGLYYHPDMMVHCIFTGPLIEENNDNNNSEGSFMDFANNLISV; from the coding sequence ATGGATCAGATTATACAGAATGGATCAGCAAAACGAAGGCGTACTAGACAGCCAGTGCCATTTCAGCCAGGGTTTTTAAGGAGCATCAAAGTATGGAATTTCACCACTTATTCATATACGGAGTTTGTCCTCTCGCCCACGCTCAATATGATTATTGGTCCAAATGGAAGCGGTAAATCCACATTGGTTGCTGCTATTTGCATTGGACTTGCTGGGAAAATCGACCTTATCAAACggaaaaacttgaaatcaATAATCAAGACAGGACAGGAACGTGCAAAGATTGAAATCACTATGGAGAATTTTTCCGGTCTTCCACCAATTCGAATCAAAAGAGACTTTTCGGCTAAAGAATCCGTATGGTACTTGGATGATAAAAAATGCACGGAATCagcaataaaaaatttgaggAAAAAATTCAACATTCAATTGGATAACCTTTGCCACTTTTTACCACAAGAGAGAGTTGCAGAATTTGCAGGATTATCACCTGAAAAATTGTTATTGGAAACTGAGCGAACGTTAAAGGATGGCCATTTATTGTCTTTGCACGAGgatttgattgaaaaagacaacaaGAGTCAAGAgtatgaaataaaaatagatCAATTGAAGTCCAGACTTGAAGTTTTGCATGGCGAGAGGGAGAAATTGGAGGAAGAGGCTCGAAAATTGGAAGCTTACGATGCAAAATCGCGCGAAGTTGAAAACCACCGCATGCTACTTCCATATGCCAAATGGCATGATATCAAAACGAAGCAAGCAGATTTAAGACAACGGAGAAATGAATCTAAAAAGAGGTTGACATCTTTTGACAAAAATTTTGTCCCACTAAAGCAAAATTTGGAAGAGATTAAGGAGCAAATGGAGTTGCAACAGACAAAAACTGTGGAACATACACAAAAACTTGGGGAAATCAAGAGCAAAATCGATGCcagtaaagaagaaatgcGGAATGCCAAAGACGAAATTACTGGTTTGAAACTGAGCTTGGAGTCGTACAAGACGAGAACTGAGCAAAAAAGACGCGATTTGGAGTTGGCCAAAGTAGAACTCGCAGAGTTACAAGGGAAACTAGATAATTCAGAAAGAATTGATCAGAATGAAATCACTTTGTTAAATGCACAATTTGCGGAACGCAAAGCAGTCTTGCGCGATCGTCAAGAAAAAGTCGAAGAATTGAATTTACAGGTTAGGGATTTAGGTGGAGAGTTGAGTGACTTGAATATGAAGCTTGATCGCATGCGTAAGAAATTAGATGGTAGTGACAAGTTGGAGTTACTAATGCTGGCATCAAATCATTCTTATAGGCTTCGTGACGAGTCCTTTAGAGCACATCTGGATCTTAGGAAAGTAGCAGAGCTTCAAGGAAAATACTACGAGGCCCCTGTAATTTCCTGTAATGTGACTGACAAGGCATTGGCTCCAGCATTGGAAAAGATTATCGACAACAATACATTGTTTGCATTCACTGTAACATCGAATGAGGGCTATGCAGCATTGACACATTACTCgcaaaagaggaaaagcaACACTCCACTTCGTCAACTTACAGAAGTCCGAATACCGACATCAGAACTCACCGGTGATAAACTTTCATCACTTGGATTTGATGGGTATTTAATAGATTACATCAAGGGGCCTTCCGCTGTATTGAGTATGCTTTGCAAAGTTTCGAAATTACACATGATACCAGTAACTAGGCGGGAGCTTAGTGAATCACAATTGAAAAGGTTAACAGACTCTTCAAGCAATTTCCCTTTCAAGAAATTCATAGTTGGCGATACTTTATTCACCATTATAAAATCAAGGTATGGCTCACGTCAGGTTTCGTATTCCACAGAAAAGATTCTGAACTCCAAGTATTTTGCGGTTTCGGGATTATCTGAAAGGGATAAGCAAGTAATCAACTCACAAATCGAACAACTTGAACTGGATATTTCATCGAAAAAAAACGGTTACACCGAAATGAAGACGCAGATGCAAGTTTTGGATAGTGAGATTAGAGACATCAAATCTCAAATGTCGGAGATCAAGAATCATCTGCACAACCTACAAGAGGCAATCAATAGTGTTCTCCGCTTAGAAGGAAAAGTCAAATTAGCTACTGAGAAAGTACAGAGGTTGGAGAGGGATGCCAACAAGGATTATACAAAAAAGATCAGGTCCTATGAGCAAAAAATTGCTATCAAGTACAAACAATTTTCTGCAATTACTGCTGAGCTGAGTAAATGGTATTATAAGCTTTCAGATCTACTAATTCAAGATAAAGTCtctcaatttgaaaaactttactTGAAGAATAGAGAACAAAGTGCTGTTGCTTTGATTAAAGAACTCGAGGCAATTCAAGAAAAGCTTCACCTTGATTACCGAAAATTCAAAGCCGAGtatgaaaaaattaaagaatcTCCTGAATACAAGGAAATACAAGCTATGAATGAGAGAACTTCTGAAGAAGTGCGCAAGGTTATCGCGGAATTGGCTGAGCCATATTTTGAGAATAATACATTTACCGAGGAGACCATCAGAAGAAAGATTGAACATTTGGAAGATGAGTTATCGATCATGTCAACAGCAGACCGGGGTTCAGAAACTCTTTTACGTGCTAAACTTGCTGAAATTGATAGGGCGGAAATTGATTTACCGAAATTTGAAAGCGACAAGTCCAATTTGGATGAAAGGATAAAGACGATCTCCAGCAGTTGGGAAAGCGAATTGGATAAGTTTGTGTATCAAATCTCGATGGCATTTAGCAAACGATTTAGTAAAGTAGCAAGCGATGGACGTGTTGAATTAGCAAAATCTGAACGGTTTAAGGATTGGAAATTGCAAATAATGGTGAAGTTTAGAGAAGAGTCGGAATTGAAAGTTCTTGATCATCAGTCGCAATCGGGTGGAGAACGAGCAGTGTCCACtattttcttcattatGGCTTTGCAAGGTTTATCGGATGCACCATTTAGAATTGTTGATGAGATCAATCAAGGTATGGATCCCAAGAACGAGCAAATGGCTCACCGATACCTTGTTCATACTGCTTGTAAGAACAGCAAATCGCAGTACTTTTTGGTGACGCCAAAGCTTTTGACTGGGTTGTATTATCACCCAGATATGATGGTGCACTGTATTTTCACTGGTCCTTTGATTGAAGAGAATAACGATAACAATAATTCCGAAGGAAGTTTTATGGATTTTGCAAATAACCTTATCTCAGTTTAG